The Halomonas sp. KG2 genome contains a region encoding:
- a CDS encoding IS630 family transposase (programmed frameshift), producing the protein MSRRLRFISLTPDQQPIVNDAYQHGEKRALRRRAHAILLSHKGHTINQIRDILGVKRDTVSTWLSQWEKDGIEGLQDKPREGRPSLLNESELAVLQQLVEEHPHQLPVLHAKFQDKTGKVVSQDTLRRAFKKNGNSCKRVRRSLTALRDETDFRRTQGLINALKEWEDNGECDLYFFDEAGFSQSSSLPYAWSPVGKPWEVTAYSRSKRLNVLGFLTRKGSFFHRMTTESVKTETVIEAFDQFAAQKSPDAFAVVVLDNAKMHRSKAFQRKIIDWMAHRIHLVYLSPYSPELNLIEILWREIKYKWLPLTAYSSFDKLCEAVKNVCDNYGKSNSITFA; encoded by the exons ATGTCTCGTCGCTTGCGCTTCATTTCTTTGACGCCCGACCAGCAACCTATCGTTAATGACGCCTACCAGCATGGTGAAAAGAGAGCACTACGCCGCAGAGCCCACGCCATCTTGCTCAGCCACAAAGGCCATACGATTAACCAGATTCGCGACATCCTCGGGGTTAAACGCGATACGGTGTCTACTTGGTTATCCCAATGGGAAAAAGACGGTATTGAAGGCCTTCAAGATAAACCTCGTGAAGGACGACCTAGCCTTCTCAACGAAAGCGAGCTTGCTGTGTTACAGCAACTTGTTGAAGAGCACCCGCATCAATTACCTGTCCTCCATGCTAAGTTTCAGGATAAGACAGGTAAAGTCGTCAGCCAGGACACGTTACGTCGTGCAT TTAAAAAAAACGGCAACAGTTGTAAGCGGGTACGCCGCTCATTGACTGCGCTGCGTGACGAAACGGATTTTCGTCGTACACAAGGTTTGATCAATGCTTTGAAGGAATGGGAAGACAATGGCGAGTGTGATCTTTACTTCTTTGATGAAGCTGGCTTCTCTCAATCATCATCACTTCCCTATGCATGGAGCCCGGTAGGTAAGCCTTGGGAAGTGACCGCCTATTCACGTAGCAAGCGGCTCAATGTGCTGGGCTTTCTCACCAGGAAAGGTAGCTTTTTCCATCGTATGACAACCGAGTCAGTGAAGACAGAGACCGTTATAGAAGCGTTCGATCAGTTCGCGGCACAGAAAAGTCCTGACGCCTTCGCCGTCGTTGTACTGGACAATGCCAAAATGCACCGTTCCAAAGCTTTCCAGCGCAAAATCATCGATTGGATGGCACACCGCATTCATCTGGTATATCTGTCGCCTTATTCGCCGGAGCTGAACCTGATCGAAATTCTTTGGCGTGAAATCAAATACAAGTGGTTACCGCTGACAGCCTACAGTTCGTTCGACAAGCTCTGTGAAGCGGTCAAAAACGTATGTGATAATTACGGAAAAAGTAACTCGATAACTTTTGCATAA
- a CDS encoding CPBP family intramembrane metalloprotease, with protein MSVNDLAANTMLFFERQDLDLPYYRRFPNGFSLTGWGIVLAAVAVSFVVLIVAQQLFHSGFGGFIPPLLFVLIPLAAVAAVGGSKAPFALFRPLGLRDIGLIVLFFLLNVIVTIVVGTLINNVFHTAANPAGDMLTTASGLDKVLFFGWSAVQLLGEEIFTVLIFLGSLALLHRAMPRKSALCLAVLVASIIFGLVHLPTYQGNMAQAVALIPIRIVLLLPYLITRNIWASTGTHILNDWTTFGMVVYAGMQAD; from the coding sequence ATGAGTGTGAACGATCTTGCGGCCAACACTATGTTGTTCTTCGAGAGGCAAGACTTGGATCTGCCTTACTATCGGAGGTTTCCCAACGGCTTCAGCCTGACAGGCTGGGGTATCGTACTTGCAGCCGTCGCGGTCTCTTTCGTCGTGCTCATTGTCGCCCAGCAATTGTTCCACAGCGGCTTCGGCGGTTTCATCCCTCCGCTGTTGTTCGTCCTCATTCCTTTGGCTGCGGTCGCCGCAGTCGGCGGCTCCAAGGCGCCGTTCGCCTTGTTCCGGCCGCTTGGTCTTAGAGATATCGGACTCATCGTACTGTTCTTCTTGCTGAACGTAATCGTGACGATCGTCGTCGGCACCCTGATCAACAACGTGTTCCACACCGCGGCGAATCCGGCGGGGGACATGTTGACGACGGCATCTGGGCTAGACAAGGTCCTGTTCTTTGGCTGGAGTGCTGTTCAACTGTTGGGCGAAGAAATCTTTACCGTCCTGATTTTTCTCGGTAGCCTCGCGCTGCTGCACCGAGCCATGCCGCGTAAATCCGCTCTATGTCTCGCTGTGCTGGTTGCGTCGATCATCTTCGGGCTGGTTCACTTGCCGACGTATCAGGGGAACATGGCGCAGGCCGTTGCGCTCATTCCGATCCGAATCGTCCTGCTTTTGCCTTACCTTATCACCCGTAATATCTGGGCCTCGACCGGCACCCATATTCTGAACGACTGGACGACGTTCGGTATGGTTGTCTATGCCGGGATGCAGGCGGACTGA
- a CDS encoding lysozyme inhibitor LprI family protein translates to MNMRSLSTLTCLALVPAVGLAQEGPSFDCAQAESSAEKLICEDTELAALDRRLADRFAAAVTAAQGLDVGADETTDTLRAMQRGWISGRDECWKEPDLRACVKTEYLQREAELVAELMLEPPSQTLELVCGQRALTVDTFATEFSGIRVEEGDSVYIGAQFAADTPGTYYLRSAGGLVMGDGAPRVSDVYGKETTCEIR, encoded by the coding sequence ATGAACATGCGATCCCTCTCGACCCTCACCTGCCTGGCGCTGGTGCCCGCTGTAGGACTGGCGCAAGAGGGGCCCTCCTTCGATTGCGCGCAGGCCGAAAGTTCTGCGGAAAAACTGATCTGTGAAGACACCGAGCTGGCCGCGCTGGATCGTCGTCTGGCCGACCGGTTCGCCGCCGCTGTCACTGCGGCGCAGGGTCTGGACGTGGGAGCCGATGAAACGACTGATACCCTGCGCGCCATGCAGCGCGGTTGGATCTCGGGCCGGGACGAGTGCTGGAAGGAGCCCGACCTCAGGGCTTGCGTCAAGACCGAGTATTTACAACGCGAGGCCGAGCTGGTGGCTGAACTGATGCTCGAGCCGCCGTCACAAACTCTCGAACTGGTCTGCGGTCAGCGGGCCCTAACTGTGGATACCTTCGCAACCGAGTTTTCCGGTATCCGAGTCGAAGAAGGCGACAGCGTTTACATCGGGGCGCAATTCGCTGCTGATACCCCCGGTACTTACTACCTGCGTAGCGCCGGAGGGCTGGTAATGGGCGACGGGGCACCGCGTGTCAGCGATGTCTATGGCAAGGAAACGACCTGCGAGATTCGCTGA
- a CDS encoding LysR substrate-binding domain-containing protein, translated as MPLASFQASRPLALPPTNTPAAVPWRFRIDGKSTEYQHLTGNVCFDHGDPLVDAALQGLGIIQVLRCVVSTQLARGELKEVLAEFRPQAYPFHLLYPPSRQRSAKLTVLRDALDLHWGRKPLNPRQV; from the coding sequence TTGCCATTAGCATCCTTCCAAGCAAGCCGACCGTTGGCGCTGCCGCCCACCAATACGCCTGCCGCTGTTCCATGGCGCTTTCGCATTGACGGAAAAAGTACTGAGTATCAACATTTGACTGGCAACGTGTGCTTTGACCATGGCGATCCATTGGTCGACGCCGCCCTTCAAGGCTTAGGCATAATACAAGTACTGCGCTGCGTGGTGAGCACTCAATTGGCACGAGGTGAACTCAAAGAAGTCTTAGCAGAATTCCGCCCGCAAGCGTATCCGTTTCATTTGCTGTACCCGCCATCACGCCAACGCTCGGCTAAGCTCACGGTGTTACGCGATGCTCTGGACCTGCACTGGGGGCGAAAACCTCTTAACCCCCGACAGGTTTAA
- a CDS encoding type II toxin-antitoxin system RelE/ParE family toxin yields MLSFRITPRARDDLKNIGRYTEWQWGKNQRNTYLKNFEKRFHWLTENPQLGKHRSDVSEGYYSYPQDQHVIFYLIGQECIEIIGIPHKEMDIVSYFLPE; encoded by the coding sequence ATGCTCAGCTTCCGTATCACGCCAAGGGCAAGAGACGATTTAAAAAATATCGGCCGCTATACGGAGTGGCAATGGGGCAAGAACCAACGAAATACCTATCTAAAGAATTTTGAAAAACGGTTTCACTGGCTCACAGAAAATCCCCAGTTGGGAAAGCACCGCTCGGATGTTAGCGAGGGTTATTACAGCTACCCTCAGGACCAGCACGTTATCTTTTATCTTATCGGCCAGGAATGTATTGAAATCATTGGCATTCCTCACAAAGAGATGGATATCGTTTCATATTTTCTGCCTGAATGA
- a CDS encoding type II toxin-antitoxin system ParD family antitoxin, whose product MATTSLSLGEHWEVFIRNEVSSGRYGSASEVVRDALRAMEERKSKLEALRTHLAQGAEQARTGEFVDDFSMDALINDLDSET is encoded by the coding sequence ATGGCTACCACCAGTCTTAGCTTAGGGGAGCACTGGGAAGTCTTTATCAGAAACGAAGTCTCTAGCGGACGCTACGGCTCGGCAAGTGAGGTTGTGCGTGATGCGTTACGTGCAATGGAAGAGCGCAAAAGCAAACTTGAAGCGCTTCGAACTCACTTGGCCCAAGGTGCAGAGCAAGCAAGAACCGGTGAATTCGTGGATGATTTTTCGATGGATGCATTAATCAACGATTTGGATAGTGAAACGTAA
- a CDS encoding Fic family protein codes for MYIWEQRNWPRFEWDESVLRPTLDALRLLQGRVLGKTEAVHGQADLDVEMDALIQNAIRTSEIEGERLDVGSVRSSVARQLGLEQAGVSGRTTPESQALVELLLQSTHQLDEPLSREQLCLWQSMLFVQGPGVLGNVRVGELRGDHPMQVVSGRLDQPNVHFEAPPRGQLETELDAFITWFNHPPQGLDGLVRAGITHLWLITLHPFDDGNGRVTRAVTDRALAQAERQSVRFYSLSAAIMSRRRAYYDYLESTQKGSLDITPWLLWFLDTLKEALEQALLRIDRVLMKATFWQRHATTVLNERQIKVLNRLLDTVGEEFEQGINARKYQSLAKVSKATATRDLAELLEKGCLSKLPGGGRSTRYTVLLRQAYEGTQ; via the coding sequence ATGTATATCTGGGAACAGCGAAATTGGCCGCGTTTTGAGTGGGATGAGTCTGTTCTTCGGCCTACGTTGGATGCCTTGCGGTTACTGCAGGGCCGGGTGTTGGGTAAAACAGAGGCTGTCCACGGTCAGGCCGATTTGGATGTGGAGATGGATGCACTGATCCAGAATGCGATTCGTACCAGCGAAATCGAAGGTGAGCGCCTGGATGTTGGTTCCGTGAGGTCTTCCGTTGCGCGCCAGCTGGGTTTAGAACAGGCCGGTGTCTCCGGCAGAACAACACCGGAATCTCAAGCACTGGTCGAGCTATTGCTGCAATCCACGCATCAATTGGATGAGCCGCTTTCCCGCGAACAGTTGTGCCTCTGGCAATCCATGCTGTTTGTGCAAGGCCCCGGCGTGCTTGGCAATGTACGAGTAGGCGAGCTGCGTGGGGATCACCCCATGCAAGTGGTGTCGGGGCGTCTTGATCAACCTAATGTGCATTTTGAAGCTCCGCCCCGTGGGCAGTTGGAGACTGAGCTGGATGCCTTTATTACTTGGTTCAACCATCCGCCGCAGGGGCTTGATGGGCTGGTTCGCGCGGGCATTACCCATCTATGGTTGATTACCTTGCACCCCTTTGATGATGGCAATGGGCGCGTCACTCGTGCAGTCACCGATCGGGCGCTCGCGCAGGCAGAGCGGCAATCGGTGCGTTTCTACTCTCTAAGTGCAGCGATCATGTCGCGTCGTAGAGCTTACTACGATTATCTCGAAAGCACTCAGAAAGGCAGCCTAGATATTACGCCGTGGTTGTTGTGGTTTCTGGATACGCTGAAAGAGGCACTCGAGCAGGCGCTGTTAAGAATCGACCGTGTGTTAATGAAAGCCACCTTCTGGCAGCGCCATGCCACTACCGTGCTGAACGAACGGCAAATCAAGGTGCTGAACCGCTTATTGGATACAGTAGGGGAAGAGTTTGAGCAGGGCATCAATGCTCGTAAGTACCAATCGTTGGCCAAAGTGAGTAAAGCCACCGCAACGCGGGATTTGGCCGAGCTGCTGGAAAAAGGCTGCCTTTCCAAGCTTCCCGGCGGTGGGCGCAGTACGCGCTATACGGTGTTACTTAGGCAAGCTTATGAAGGCACGCAGTAA
- a CDS encoding DUF808 domain-containing protein produces MAIGGLIGLLDDIAALAKLTAASLDDVSAAAGRATAKAAGVVVDDTAVTPQYLQGVTAERELAIVKQIALGSIRNKLIFILPVALLLNYFLPALLPIILMVGGTYLAFEGAEKVWHKLSGQHDDEKPAVEKGPEAEKKIVSGAVRTDLILSAEIMVIALATVSHQGFWSQMASLVVVAFVITLLVYGVVALLVKMDDIGLKLAQRNNSGIQALGRGLVTAMPKVLATISAVGTVAMLWVGGHILMANLGADGTGWFNAPYAWVHHVEHGIAEATGALGGLLGWSFNTLCSAVIGLLVGSVVVGVLHLMPTKKVHAD; encoded by the coding sequence ATGGCCATAGGCGGCTTGATAGGATTACTGGATGACATTGCCGCATTGGCGAAGTTGACCGCAGCATCACTGGACGATGTGAGTGCCGCCGCAGGGCGTGCGACGGCGAAGGCGGCCGGGGTGGTGGTCGATGATACGGCGGTGACGCCGCAATATTTGCAGGGGGTGACAGCGGAGCGTGAGCTGGCGATTGTGAAGCAGATCGCGCTGGGGTCGATCCGCAATAAGCTGATTTTTATCCTGCCGGTGGCGCTGCTGCTGAATTACTTTCTGCCCGCGCTACTGCCGATCATCCTGATGGTGGGCGGCACTTACCTAGCCTTTGAAGGCGCGGAGAAGGTCTGGCATAAGCTATCCGGTCAGCATGACGACGAAAAACCAGCGGTAGAGAAGGGGCCGGAAGCCGAGAAAAAGATCGTGAGTGGTGCCGTTCGCACCGACCTGATTCTGTCTGCTGAAATCATGGTAATCGCGCTTGCCACGGTCTCCCATCAGGGATTCTGGTCACAGATGGCGAGCCTGGTGGTGGTGGCGTTTGTTATCACGCTGCTGGTGTATGGCGTGGTGGCGCTGTTGGTCAAGATGGATGATATCGGCCTGAAACTTGCCCAGCGGAATAATTCGGGAATTCAGGCCTTGGGCCGTGGGCTGGTGACGGCCATGCCCAAGGTGCTAGCGACCATCTCGGCCGTGGGCACCGTCGCCATGCTCTGGGTAGGTGGGCATATTCTGATGGCCAATCTGGGTGCCGATGGAACGGGTTGGTTCAACGCGCCCTATGCGTGGGTACACCATGTCGAGCACGGCATTGCCGAGGCAACCGGTGCCTTGGGCGGTTTGCTGGGCTGGAGTTTCAATACGCTGTGTTCTGCGGTGATTGGCTTGCTGGTAGGCTCAGTAGTGGTGGGTGTGTTGCACCTTATGCCGACTAAAAAGGTACACGCCGACTAG
- the cml gene encoding CmlA/FloR family chloramphenicol efflux MFS transporter, whose protein sequence is MKHPRLWTYSLPVALVLLAPFNILASLGMDIYLPIVPAMPAILGTTPEAVQLTLTLYMIMLGVGQIIFGPLSDRFGRRPILIGGVFVFAATSLALAVTTSAWLFVLLRLVQAAGAAAMLVAVFATVRDVYADTPESAVIYSLMNAMLAFVPAFGPIAGALIARYFGWEGIFLALCFSALIALPFVLPKWHETRKSREHSSRADFSLVLKSPCFWVYTLAFGTAMGAFFVFFSTAPRVLIEGAGFSELGFSVAFATVAIVMIATTRFAKRFVARWGIPGCVARGMLMLLFSAILLGVGEIFLTPSIWSFVSPMWLVAVGIVFTTSVTANGALHEFSEMAGTAVALHFCVQSLIVGVIGTGAVIALDGSSAWPLIAYTGGMAAMTLAMLIGLARYKQQR, encoded by the coding sequence ATTAAACATCCTCGGCTGTGGACTTACAGCCTGCCGGTAGCGCTGGTTTTGCTGGCTCCCTTTAATATTCTCGCGTCTCTCGGCATGGACATTTACCTGCCGATTGTGCCCGCTATGCCAGCGATTCTCGGCACAACGCCCGAGGCAGTTCAGCTAACGCTTACCCTCTACATGATTATGCTTGGCGTCGGTCAGATTATATTCGGGCCGCTTTCAGACCGCTTTGGTCGGCGCCCGATTCTGATTGGCGGGGTATTCGTATTCGCTGCAACTTCATTGGCACTCGCGGTTACCACGTCAGCTTGGCTTTTCGTTTTACTACGACTAGTACAGGCTGCTGGGGCGGCCGCGATGCTAGTGGCCGTTTTCGCAACGGTGCGCGACGTTTATGCAGATACCCCCGAGAGCGCAGTTATCTACAGCTTAATGAACGCGATGTTGGCTTTCGTTCCCGCGTTCGGCCCCATTGCAGGAGCCTTAATTGCGCGTTATTTCGGCTGGGAAGGCATATTTCTTGCCCTTTGTTTCTCTGCACTCATAGCGCTCCCCTTCGTATTACCAAAATGGCATGAGACACGAAAAAGCAGAGAACACTCCAGCAGAGCCGATTTTAGCTTAGTGCTTAAGAGCCCTTGCTTCTGGGTTTATACGCTGGCTTTTGGCACTGCGATGGGGGCTTTCTTTGTGTTCTTTTCTACCGCCCCACGGGTACTCATCGAAGGGGCTGGCTTCTCTGAACTGGGTTTTAGCGTTGCCTTCGCCACGGTAGCTATCGTGATGATTGCCACAACACGCTTCGCCAAGCGCTTCGTGGCACGCTGGGGAATCCCTGGCTGCGTGGCTCGTGGCATGCTAATGCTACTTTTCAGTGCGATCTTGCTTGGGGTGGGCGAGATCTTCCTGACACCCAGCATCTGGTCTTTCGTGTCACCCATGTGGCTGGTTGCGGTCGGTATCGTGTTCACAACATCGGTGACAGCCAATGGTGCGCTTCATGAATTCAGCGAGATGGCAGGTACTGCTGTTGCCCTGCACTTCTGCGTTCAGAGCCTTATCGTCGGTGTGATAGGCACAGGGGCAGTGATAGCACTTGATGGAAGCAGCGCTTGGCCACTTATCGCCTATACTGGCGGCATGGCAGCGATGACACTCGCTATGCTTATAGGACTAGCGCGATATAAACAGCAGAGGTAG
- a CDS encoding helix-turn-helix transcriptional regulator, with protein sequence MLNTPLSDVDHVARPIVAIGTDYRPGTLLDFHTHRRAQFLYGMSGVMEVNTDDGTWMVPPYSGVWLPAGKRHQVRMNGVSTRSLYIEPHVAPRASPSCEVLVVTPLLHHLLLASAHIPARYDENGRDGALAQLFLYELERAQALPLFAPLPHDIPLANLCRAFLGQPNIHTPPDEWARQLHCSQRTFNRLFRQQTGLSFGVWRQQACLMAAIPRLLSGSSVTQTALELGYDSPAAFSSMFRKVLGQSPSAFVREALKEDGALK encoded by the coding sequence ATGCTCAATACGCCTCTTTCAGATGTGGATCATGTGGCACGGCCCATAGTGGCCATCGGTACTGATTACCGCCCCGGCACCCTCCTCGATTTCCATACCCATCGGCGTGCCCAGTTTCTCTATGGCATGAGCGGCGTGATGGAAGTCAATACGGATGACGGCACCTGGATGGTGCCACCCTACAGCGGCGTCTGGCTGCCTGCGGGCAAGCGCCATCAGGTGCGTATGAATGGAGTGAGCACCCGAAGCCTGTATATCGAGCCCCACGTCGCGCCACGCGCTTCGCCCAGCTGCGAGGTGCTGGTCGTGACGCCTCTCCTGCACCACCTACTGCTGGCTTCCGCCCACATCCCCGCGCGCTATGACGAAAACGGCCGCGATGGTGCCCTGGCGCAACTATTTCTATACGAACTGGAACGGGCTCAGGCCTTGCCGCTGTTTGCGCCCCTGCCCCACGATATTCCACTCGCCAACCTGTGCAGAGCGTTTCTCGGCCAACCAAACATTCACACGCCGCCTGATGAATGGGCCCGGCAGTTGCATTGCAGTCAGCGCACCTTCAACCGCCTGTTCCGTCAACAAACCGGGCTCTCCTTTGGCGTATGGCGCCAACAGGCCTGCCTGATGGCGGCTATTCCCAGGCTACTGTCCGGCAGTTCCGTTACCCAAACCGCGCTGGAACTCGGCTACGACAGCCCAGCCGCTTTCTCCAGCATGTTTCGCAAGGTGCTCGGCCAATCGCCCAGCGCTTTCGTTCGGGAGGCGTTAAAAGAGGACGGTGCCTTAAAATGA
- a CDS encoding sulfite exporter TauE/SafE family protein: protein MYSVLLLCGGLAGVTTVLFGFGGGFVVVPLLYTLLMAVHGLDSGIGQAAMHIAVATSTALMVFAASLSTWRHHQLQTVPWHLVRPLVGYIAIGAVLGAAAAVLLSGEWVRWAFIGYLALTIMDAVLRPGFLHQAESEVRPMGRGVTAMTGTLIGAVAALLGVGGSVMTVPLMRRRGASMTAATAMANPLSLPMAVSGTATYVLLSANHPALGDWYAGYVDLRALLVLAVGSWLGIRLASTWIGRIPERIHARVYLLLLTMVLVVMIFVS, encoded by the coding sequence GTGTATAGCGTATTGCTTCTTTGTGGCGGGTTGGCCGGAGTGACCACCGTGTTGTTCGGTTTCGGCGGTGGGTTTGTGGTGGTTCCTTTGCTGTATACCCTGCTGATGGCCGTCCATGGGCTGGATAGTGGCATCGGTCAGGCGGCTATGCATATCGCGGTGGCTACCTCGACGGCGTTGATGGTCTTTGCTGCTTCACTGTCTACATGGCGTCACCATCAACTGCAGACTGTGCCGTGGCATCTGGTGCGTCCGTTGGTGGGCTATATCGCCATTGGGGCTGTGCTGGGCGCGGCGGCGGCCGTGTTGTTAAGTGGCGAGTGGGTGCGCTGGGCATTTATAGGCTATTTGGCCCTCACGATTATGGATGCCGTGCTGCGGCCCGGTTTTCTGCATCAAGCGGAGAGCGAGGTGCGCCCTATGGGGCGTGGGGTAACGGCGATGACAGGGACATTGATTGGCGCGGTGGCCGCCTTGCTGGGTGTTGGCGGCAGTGTGATGACCGTACCGCTCATGCGCCGTAGAGGCGCGAGCATGACGGCAGCCACCGCCATGGCCAACCCGTTATCGTTGCCCATGGCGGTAAGTGGCACCGCGACGTATGTGTTGCTGTCGGCAAATCACCCCGCGCTGGGGGACTGGTATGCCGGTTATGTGGATCTGCGCGCCTTGCTGGTACTCGCAGTGGGCTCATGGCTCGGCATCCGACTGGCATCGACTTGGATCGGGCGTATCCCTGAGCGTATTCATGCCAGGGTATACCTGCTACTGCTGACCATGGTGCTGGTGGTGATGATTTTTGTGAGTTGA
- a CDS encoding virulence protein RhuM/Fic/DOC family protein, translating into MNDQQIQIFTSEDGQSHLEVTLEQETVWLSQAQMCELFGRERSVITKHIRNVFKEGELERNSVCAKFAHTAEDGKSYQVDHFNLDVIISVGYRVKSPRGVQFRKWATDVLKRYLIQGYTLNQRRLTERGIEFEQAVSLLSRTLTNQGLVSTEGEAVARVISDYARSWSLLQGYDEQQLAEVGIKQPGMQPLGLEEALQAIGELKQTLIGKGEATELFGQLRGDGLTSALATIEQGFGDELFYPNVATRAAHLLYFVIKNHPLADGNKRCGSFLFLWYLRRNAALLAKPVEQLINDNTLVALALLVAESLPDQKTLMIRLIEHFILLR; encoded by the coding sequence ATGAATGATCAGCAAATACAGATATTCACCAGCGAAGATGGGCAATCACACCTCGAGGTAACGCTGGAACAAGAGACCGTTTGGTTAAGCCAGGCGCAGATGTGTGAATTATTTGGGCGTGAGCGTTCTGTCATTACGAAGCACATTCGCAATGTTTTTAAAGAAGGGGAGTTAGAGCGAAATTCAGTATGTGCAAAATTTGCACATACTGCTGAAGATGGCAAATCTTATCAGGTTGATCACTTCAATCTTGATGTCATTATTTCAGTTGGCTACCGCGTTAAATCTCCGCGTGGCGTACAGTTTCGCAAGTGGGCTACAGATGTTCTCAAACGATATTTGATTCAAGGCTATACCTTAAACCAGCGCCGCCTAACTGAGCGTGGCATAGAGTTTGAGCAGGCGGTGAGTTTGCTCAGCCGAACCCTGACCAATCAAGGCTTGGTTTCAACCGAAGGCGAAGCGGTTGCCCGTGTGATTAGCGATTACGCCCGCTCCTGGAGTTTGCTACAGGGCTACGATGAGCAGCAGTTGGCGGAAGTGGGCATCAAACAGCCGGGTATGCAGCCTTTAGGATTGGAAGAGGCACTTCAGGCCATTGGTGAGTTGAAACAGACTCTGATTGGCAAGGGGGAGGCCACCGAGCTATTCGGTCAGTTGCGGGGTGACGGTCTGACGTCCGCCCTGGCCACCATTGAGCAAGGCTTTGGGGATGAGCTTTTTTACCCTAACGTCGCCACCCGCGCCGCGCACCTGCTTTACTTTGTGATCAAGAATCACCCTCTGGCCGATGGCAACAAACGCTGCGGCTCGTTTCTATTCTTGTGGTACCTGCGCCGCAACGCCGCGTTGCTGGCAAAGCCAGTAGAGCAACTGATTAATGACAATACCCTAGTGGCCCTGGCCCTATTGGTGGCAGAAAGCCTACCGGATCAGAAAACGCTGATGATTCGACTGATCGAACATTTCATCTTGTTGCGATAG
- a CDS encoding DUF1330 domain-containing protein — protein sequence MPAYIVLTREHTHDNEEMKRYSEKAKAAREGHDPQPLAFYGDFEVLEGSAMEGAVILRFPDMAAARAWYESPAYQEARKHRFQGADYRVFLVDGIAEA from the coding sequence ATGCCCGCCTACATCGTACTAACCCGTGAACACACTCACGACAACGAAGAAATGAAGCGCTACAGCGAAAAGGCCAAAGCCGCCCGCGAAGGCCACGACCCACAGCCGCTCGCCTTTTATGGTGATTTTGAGGTGCTAGAAGGAAGCGCCATGGAAGGTGCGGTGATTCTACGCTTCCCCGACATGGCCGCCGCCCGCGCCTGGTACGAAAGCCCCGCCTATCAGGAAGCCCGCAAACACCGTTTCCAAGGTGCCGACTATCGCGTTTTTCTAGTGGATGGAATAGCAGAGGCTTAA